A window of the Triplophysa rosa linkage group LG23, Trosa_1v2, whole genome shotgun sequence genome harbors these coding sequences:
- the ccl20b gene encoding C-C motif chemokine 20b produces MVNIKICTLCLLLFGLFSTEIEAARCCLNYRKSPIDCRNMKGYYIQDITKRCDIPAIVFQTMTGRLICADPKENWTQKRVSCLKMKAERMKTGNMF; encoded by the exons ATGGTCAACATTAAAATCTGCACATTGTGCCTGCTCTTATTTGGCCTTTTCAGCACGGAGATAGAGGCAG CAAGATGTTGCCTCAACTATCGTAAATCACCGATAGACTGTCGAAATATGAAAGGCTACTATATCCAGGACATCACTAAAAGATGTGACATCCCTGCAATTGT CTTTCAGACGATGACAGGAAGATTAATATGTGCAGACCCAAAGGAAAACTGGACTCAAAAACGAGTCTCATGCCTGAA AATGAAGGCAGAAAGAATGAAGACTGGCAATATGTTTTAA
- the LOC130546911 gene encoding mitogen-activated protein kinase kinase kinase 15-like — translation MNLLFSYRDIQDYDAMVKLVQTIEMLPTCDLANQPMIQFHYAFALNRRNSPGDREQALRVMLQVLQSCEHPAPDMFCLCGRIYKDIFLDSDCKDTKNRENAIQWYRKGFELQPTLYSGINLAVLLIVSGQQFETSIELRKIGVRLNSLLGRKGSLEKMNNYWDVGQFFTVSMLANDIPKAVQAAEKLFKLKPPIWYLRSVVQNLQLIQHFKKQNTEHSPQRERLNFWMDIIVEATQGTTNGLRFPVLILEPTKVYQPSYVSINSEAEEKNVSIWHVSPAETKGIHEWNFTASSIKGISISKFDERCCFLYVHDNSDDFQIYFSTEDQCGRFCSMVKELITDGSGNAVELEGEGDGDTLEYEYDYNENGDRVVLGRGTYGVVYAGRDLSNQVRIAIKEIPEKDSRYSQPLHEEIALHKYLKHRNIVQYLGSVSEDGYIKIFMEQVPGGSLSALLRSKWGPLKEATIIFYTRQILEGLRYLHENQIVHRDIKGDNVLVNTYSGVLKISDFGTSKRLAGVNPCTETFTGTLQYMAPEIIDKGPRGYGAPADIWSLGCTIIEMATGKPPFHELGEPQAAMFKVGMFKIHPEIPESLSSEAKSFILSCFEPDPNKRTMAGDLLKDLFLRQNIKGKKNKIAFKPSDYIRSVSLPVQLQAEATGSSSSEPGSVSPDCDSKQDVFFEKKKRSSSENLIKPPISNFLSVPDESPTAEDRSSPASSENSDSGLFLLKKDSERRAILYKVLNEDQDKVTSNLMENHIQGQEELKLSVDHIKQIICILRDFIRCPERRVMATTISKLKLDLDFDSTSINQIQLVLFGFQDSVNKVLRNHHIKPHWMFAMDNIIRRAVQAAVTILIPELQTHFGPASESEGADKDADEVDVEDDADFVSVARTPQEDQVLTSGVSTLSSVISHEAQRPQHPLGIQLGRLKQETNRLLEELVQKEREYQQVLRLTLQQRAHDIELIRIRQQPAAAPVPEAPGPSIFQIATQPEPDKKLTNWLKEHGADSETIDKFVSEDYTLNDILCDITKEDLRCLRLRGGVLCRIWRAIQRHRNKGLTKLKHEEGHSEG, via the exons ATGAATTTGCTTTTCTCCTACAGAGATATACAG GACTACGACGCCATGGTTAAACTGGTACAGACCATTGAGATGTTGCCCACCTGTGACTTGGCCAACCAGCCCATGATTCAGTTCCACTATGCTTTTGCTCTCAATAG acgGAATAGTCCCGGGGACAGAGAGCAGGCGTTACGTGTGATGTTGCAGGTCCTTCAGTCTTGCGAACATCCCGCACCTGACATGTTCTGCCTCTGTGGTCGTATTTACAAAGACATCTTCCTCGACTCTGACTGCAAGGACACAAAGAATAGAGAAAATGCCATCCAGTG GTATAGAAAAGGTTTTGAACTGCAGCCCACGCTCTATTCAGGAATTAACTTGGCAGTGCTTCTTATAGTGTCCGGGCAGCAGTTTGAGACTTCTATAGAGCTCAGGAAGATCG GTGTAAGGTTAAATAGTCTGCTGGGCCGTAAAGGCAGTTTGGAGAAGATGAATAACTATTGGGATGTGGGACAGTTCTTCACCGTCAGCATGCTGGCTAATGACATTCCTAAAGCTGTACAAGCGGCAGAAAAACTTTTCAAACTCAAGCCACCCATATg GTACCTGCGATCAGTGGTCCAGAACCTTCAACTGATTCAACATTTTAAGAAGCAGAACACTGAGCATTCaccccagagagagagacttaACTTCTGGATGGACATCATCGTGGAGGCCACCCAGGGAACGACCAACGGCCTCCGCTTTCCG GTGTTGATCTTGGAGCCCACTAAAGTTTACCAGCCCTCATATGTGTCCATTAACAGTGAAGCTGAAGAGAAGAATGTTTCCATATGGCACGTGTCTCCAGCTGAGACG AAGGGGATACACGAGTGGAACTTTACGGCATCCTCCATCAAAGGCATCAG CATCTCCAAATTTGATGAGCGCTGCTGCTTTCTGTATGTGCATGACAACTCGGACGATTTCCAGATCTACTTTTCCACAGAGGACCAGTGCGGCAG GTTCTGCTCCATGGTGAAGGAGTTGATAACAGACGGATCAGGAAATGCCGTTGAGCTGGAGGGGGAGGGTGATGGAGACACCCTGGAG TACGAATATGACTACAATGAGAATGGCGACAGGGTGGTTCTCGGCAGGGGTACTTATGGAGTTGTGTACGCAGGGCGAGACCTGAGCAACCAGGTGCGCATCGCCATCAAAGAAATCCCAGAAAAGGACAGCAG ATACTCTCAGCCTCTGCATGAGGAGATAGCCCTTCACAAGTATTTGAAACACAGGAACATCGTTCAGTACCTGGGCTCAGTGTCAGAGGACGGCTATATCAAGATCTTCATGGAACAAGTCCCAGGAG GAAGTTTGTCAGCGTTGCTTCGTTCGAAGTGGGGTCCCCTGAAAGAGGCCACCATCATCTTCTACACCAGACAGATCCTGGAAGGACTCCGTTATTTGCACGAGAACCAAATCGTTCATCGGGACATCAAG GGGGACAATGTGTTGGTCAACACCTACAGTGGCGTGTTGAAAATCTCTGACTTCGGAACTTCTAAGAGACTCGCTGGAGTCAACCCCTGCACAGAGACGTTTACCG gtacgttacaGTACATGGCCCCCGAGATCATCGATAAGGGCCCCAGAGGTTACGGGGCTCCGGCGGATATCTGGTCGCTGGGGTGCACCATCATAGAGATGGCCACAGGCAAACCTCCGTTTCATGAACTGGGAGAGCCACAGGCCGCCATGTTTAAG GTGGGGATGTTTAAGATCCACCCCGAGATCCCAGAATCTCTTTCCTCTGAGGCAAAATCCTTCATCCTCTCCTGCTTCGAGCCGGACCCCAACAAACGTACGATGGCCGGGGACCTGCTCAAAGATCTGTTTCTGCGTCAAAACATCAAAGGCAAAAAGAACAAGATCGCATTTAAACCCTCAG ACTACATCCGCAGCGTTTCACTGCCGGTGCAGCTGCAGGCGGAGGCCACGGGGAGCAGCAGCAGTGAACCAGGCTCCGTATCTCCAGACTGCGACTCCAAGCAAGATGTGTTTTTCGAGAAGAAGAAACGCTCCAGCTCCGAGAACCTCATCAAACCACCCATCTCAAACTTTCTGAG TGTTCCAGATGAAAGTCCTACAGCAGAAGATCGGAGCTCTCCAGCCTCTTCTGAGAACAGTGACTCTGGGCTCTTTCTCCTCAAGAAAGACAGTGAACGACGGGCCATTCTTTACAAGGTCCTCAATGAGGACCAAGATAAAGTCACCTCCAACCTGATGGAGAACCATATccag GGTCAAGAAGAGCTGAAGTTGTCAGTAGACCACATCAAACAGATCATCTGCATCCTGCGAGACTTTATACGCTGCCCCGAGCGACGCGTCATGGCGACCACCATCTCAAAACTCAAACTGGACCTGGACTTCGACAGCACCTCCATCAATCAGATCCAACTGGTTTTGTTTGGCTTTCAAGATTCT GTAAATAAAGTGTTGAGAAACCATCACATTAAACCTCATTGGATGTTTGCCATGGACAACATTATCAGACGGGCTGTGCAGGCAGCTGTCACAATATTGATTCCAG AGCTGCAAACGCATTTTGGTCCGGCATCTGAGAGTGAAGGAGCTGATAAGGATGCAGATGAAGTTGACGTAGAAGACGACGCCGACTTTGTTTCGGTGGCACGTACGCCACAGGAAGACCAAGTGCTTACCTCTGGGGTCAGCACTCTCAGCTCGGTCATATCCCATGAGGCTCAGCGGCCACAGCACCCACTGGGAATCCAACTCGGACGCCTCAAACAGGAAACCAACAG GCTGCTTGAGGAACTGGTGCAGAAGGAGAGAGAGTACCAGCAGGTTCTGAGACTGACTCTCCAACAGCGAGCACACGACATCGAGCTTATCAGGATCAGACAACAACCCGCTGCAG CTCCCGTACCAGAGGCGCCCGGTCCGTCCATATTTCAGATTGCTACACAGCCCGAGCCTGACAAGAAGCTCACCAATTGGCTAAAGGAGCATGGCGCCGACTCCGAGACCATAGACAAG TTCGTTTCGGAAGATTATACTCTTAACGATATTCTTTGTGATATTACTAAGGAAGACCTTCGCTGCCTCAGGCTCAG GGGCGGTGTGCTGTGTCGGATCTGGCGGGCCATTCAAAGACACCGTAACAAAGGACTTACAAAACTCAAGCATGAGGAGGGACATTCAGAAGGATGA